One Bdellovibrio bacteriovorus str. Tiberius DNA segment encodes these proteins:
- a CDS encoding benzoate/H(+) symporter BenE family transporter has protein sequence MKSVTSVLPSVATGIVAVLVGFASSVALLFQAAQAAGATPSQASSWVFAVCVGAGLVSILFSWHYKMPILAAWSTPGTALLVASFAAPIPMPEVIGAFVFCGVLIVLSGVTGIFARVANRIPVALASAMLAGVLVRFGMDVFHSLKAQPVLVLIMLAVYFAARRFSPRFSVLFVLLAGVLVAQVQGMLDFSSVHLEFAKPEFVIPAFSFPVMVGIGLPLFVVTMASQNLTGVAVLKASGYQPPISPVITGTGLATMLLAPFGAFSVNFAAITAAICAGPEAHKDPAKRYISSISAGAFYLLISLFAASIMAVFAAFPKELVLSVAGIALFATIANGLASAMREDWSREAALLTFLVTASGVTLWGIGSPFWGLIAGGIGLVVTRPK, from the coding sequence ATGAAATCAGTGACTTCTGTTCTTCCCAGTGTGGCGACAGGCATCGTGGCGGTGCTGGTGGGCTTTGCAAGCTCCGTGGCCCTTCTTTTTCAAGCGGCCCAAGCTGCGGGTGCCACGCCGTCTCAGGCCAGCTCCTGGGTCTTTGCCGTTTGTGTCGGGGCGGGGTTGGTTTCCATTCTTTTCTCGTGGCATTACAAGATGCCGATTCTTGCCGCGTGGTCCACACCCGGCACCGCTTTGTTGGTGGCAAGTTTTGCAGCGCCCATTCCGATGCCGGAAGTGATCGGAGCTTTTGTTTTCTGTGGTGTGCTGATTGTGCTATCCGGGGTCACGGGTATTTTTGCCCGCGTGGCCAACCGTATCCCGGTGGCGTTGGCGTCGGCCATGCTTGCCGGAGTATTGGTGCGTTTTGGGATGGATGTGTTTCATTCTTTGAAAGCACAACCAGTGCTGGTGCTGATCATGCTGGCGGTTTATTTTGCCGCCCGCCGATTCAGTCCGCGCTTTTCCGTATTGTTTGTGTTGTTGGCGGGTGTGCTGGTGGCGCAAGTGCAGGGGATGCTGGATTTTTCTTCCGTGCACCTTGAATTTGCCAAACCTGAATTTGTGATCCCTGCGTTTTCTTTCCCGGTGATGGTCGGGATCGGATTGCCACTGTTTGTGGTGACGATGGCTTCACAGAATCTGACCGGGGTGGCGGTGTTAAAAGCTTCAGGTTATCAGCCGCCGATTTCTCCGGTGATCACTGGAACAGGGCTTGCCACGATGTTGCTGGCACCCTTTGGGGCGTTTTCGGTGAACTTTGCGGCGATCACGGCGGCGATCTGTGCCGGGCCGGAAGCCCATAAAGATCCCGCCAAGCGCTATATCAGTTCTATTTCCGCGGGGGCTTTTTATCTGCTGATTTCACTTTTTGCCGCCTCGATCATGGCGGTGTTTGCAGCCTTCCCGAAAGAGCTGGTTTTGTCGGTGGCGGGCATTGCTTTGTTTGCGACGATTGCGAACGGTTTGGCTTCCGCCATGCGCGAGGACTGGAGCCGTGAGGCCGCACTGCTCACGTTCCTGGTGACAGCTTCGGGTGTGACGTTGTGGGGGATTGGTTCGCCGTTTTGGGGCTTGATCGCCGGAGGCATTGGCCTTGTGGTGACAAGGCCAAAATAA
- a CDS encoding 16S rRNA (guanine(527)-N(7))-methyltransferase RsmG, with the protein MSEHFEKRRPVFLQLGFNEAALPQLKAYLDLLWSSNEELNLISRKMTYEELIDNHVIDCLLPIKDFPKDIKVAADFGSGGGLPGVIYAIQFPNVEYHLFEKSKLKQEFLNRCISIAPNLRIHGEIPPKLEKIEVVSSRAFKPVDVILEFSRDYYKKGGKYFLLKGRKEKIDEEVTLARKKFKDLKVTIQPLSSPVLEVERHLVLI; encoded by the coding sequence ATGTCTGAACATTTCGAAAAACGTCGTCCGGTCTTTTTACAGCTTGGTTTCAACGAAGCCGCCCTGCCTCAGCTAAAGGCGTATCTGGATCTGTTGTGGTCCTCCAATGAAGAGCTGAATCTGATCAGTCGTAAAATGACCTACGAGGAATTGATCGACAATCACGTCATCGACTGCCTGTTGCCAATCAAGGACTTCCCAAAAGACATCAAAGTCGCTGCGGATTTTGGATCCGGCGGGGGTCTTCCGGGTGTGATCTATGCCATTCAGTTCCCGAACGTGGAATACCACCTGTTTGAAAAATCAAAACTGAAGCAGGAATTTTTAAATCGCTGCATAAGCATTGCGCCGAACCTGCGCATTCACGGCGAGATCCCGCCCAAGCTTGAAAAGATCGAAGTGGTTTCTTCCCGCGCCTTCAAGCCGGTGGATGTGATTCTGGAATTCAGCCGTGATTATTATAAAAAAGGCGGCAAGTACTTCCTGCTAAAAGGCCGCAAAGAAAAAATCGACGAAGAAGTCACTTTAGCCCGCAAGAAGTTCAAGGACCTGAAAGTCACTATCCAGCCCCTGAGCTCTCCGGTGCTGGAAGTGGAACGTCATCTGGTTCTGATTTAA
- the tpx gene encoding thiol peroxidase, producing the protein MASITLKGNPVNTSGTLPEAGTAAKDFKFVRNDLSEVSLNTFAGKKKVLNIFPSVDTGTCAASVRRFNQEASNLDNTVVLNISADLPFAQARFCGAEGIKNCETVSTFRSSFGKDWGVQITDSPLAGLLSRAVVTLSADNKVLYVEQVSEIVNEPNYEAALASLK; encoded by the coding sequence ATGGCATCGATCACACTCAAGGGCAATCCCGTTAACACTTCCGGCACTCTTCCTGAAGCGGGCACTGCCGCCAAAGACTTCAAATTTGTGCGCAACGATCTTTCTGAAGTCTCTTTGAACACCTTCGCAGGCAAAAAGAAAGTTTTGAACATCTTCCCAAGCGTGGACACCGGCACTTGTGCGGCGTCTGTTCGTCGTTTCAATCAGGAAGCTTCCAATCTGGATAACACAGTTGTTCTGAACATCTCTGCGGATCTTCCATTTGCTCAAGCCCGTTTCTGCGGCGCTGAAGGCATCAAGAACTGCGAGACTGTTTCCACTTTCCGCAGCTCTTTCGGCAAGGACTGGGGCGTTCAGATCACGGATTCCCCTTTGGCGGGTCTTCTTTCCCGTGCGGTGGTGACTCTTTCTGCTGACAACAAGGTTTTGTATGTTGAGCAGGTGTCCGAGATCGTGAATGAGCCGAATTACGAAGCGGCTTTGGCGTCTTTGAAGTAA
- a CDS encoding DEAD/DEAH box helicase, whose product MKLHNSPVRANSFQDMNLASVLMPALTKMKITKPTPVQSQAIPASLDGSDIIAIAQTGSGKTLAFALSLLTTLQRKPEARGLILVPSREMAQQIYKVFLELCAEMPVSVCLAIGGTTGSKQANQLKKNPRLIIATPGRMNDHLSGNKLLLQNVEVIVLDEADRMLDMGFAPQLRTIQSTLRGPRQTMMFSASFGSNVESIAQLFMKPDVVMVRSEKAEAPVESLKQKVLFLDRSMKNDRLLDELNATRGGVIVFTGNQENCEAVGNYLKEYGFSTDLIHGGLSQGQRNRVVRGFREGEIRIVVATDLLARGLDVPHVDHVVNFDLPFQSEDFLHRIGRTARAGRGGEAITFVTPSDTRMYTKIKGYLQGAQEIKVDPTFAFIDRSKKFDKNKPAKGGESARRNSAPAGKPKSKSGKINPFAGKTVAPKKTSGPKKSGFAKRK is encoded by the coding sequence ATGAAACTGCATAATTCCCCCGTTCGCGCCAATAGCTTTCAGGATATGAACCTGGCATCCGTGTTGATGCCGGCTTTGACCAAAATGAAAATCACCAAACCGACGCCGGTGCAAAGCCAGGCGATCCCGGCAAGTCTTGATGGTTCGGATATCATCGCTATTGCTCAGACGGGCAGTGGCAAGACTTTGGCTTTTGCCTTGTCGTTGCTGACCACGTTGCAGAGAAAACCTGAGGCACGCGGTCTGATTCTGGTGCCCAGCCGCGAAATGGCCCAGCAGATTTACAAAGTCTTTCTGGAGCTTTGTGCAGAAATGCCGGTGTCGGTGTGCCTGGCCATCGGGGGCACCACGGGTTCAAAACAAGCCAACCAGCTGAAAAAAAATCCACGCCTGATCATCGCAACACCGGGTCGCATGAATGACCACCTTTCCGGCAACAAGCTGTTATTGCAGAATGTGGAAGTGATTGTGCTGGATGAAGCGGACCGTATGCTGGACATGGGCTTTGCCCCGCAGCTTCGTACCATTCAAAGCACTTTGCGTGGTCCGCGCCAGACGATGATGTTTTCGGCAAGCTTTGGTTCTAATGTTGAATCCATCGCCCAGCTGTTCATGAAACCTGATGTGGTGATGGTGCGTTCAGAAAAAGCCGAAGCGCCGGTGGAAAGCCTGAAACAAAAGGTTCTGTTCCTGGATCGCTCAATGAAAAATGACCGTTTGCTGGATGAACTCAACGCCACTCGCGGCGGGGTGATCGTCTTCACCGGCAATCAGGAAAACTGTGAAGCGGTGGGGAACTATCTGAAGGAATACGGTTTTTCGACTGATCTGATTCACGGCGGACTTTCCCAAGGGCAAAGAAACCGTGTGGTTCGTGGCTTCCGTGAAGGTGAAATCCGCATCGTGGTGGCAACAGATCTTCTGGCGCGCGGCCTGGATGTGCCGCACGTGGATCACGTGGTGAATTTTGATCTGCCTTTCCAGTCTGAGGACTTCCTGCACCGAATCGGGCGCACCGCTCGTGCGGGCCGTGGTGGTGAAGCCATCACCTTTGTCACGCCGTCAGACACGCGCATGTATACCAAAATCAAAGGCTACTTGCAGGGTGCCCAGGAAATCAAAGTCGATCCGACATTTGCCTTCATTGATCGTTCGAAAAAGTTTGATAAAAACAAGCCTGCCAAAGGCGGAGAGTCTGCACGCCGAAATTCAGCTCCTGCCGGTAAGCCCAAAAGCAAGAGTGGCAAAATCAATCCCTTTGCCGGGAAGACTGTAGCGCCCAAAAAAACATCAGGACCGAAGAAGTCAGGATTTGCGAAGAGAAAATAA
- a CDS encoding RNA recognition motif domain-containing protein: MGKKIYVGNLSFNVDQDQLNQVFAEFGTVDTVNVITDRETGRSKGFAFVEMSTETEARAAIEKLNGMDLAGRAMNISEAKPQEPRSGGGPRRNGGGFGGSRRSY, encoded by the coding sequence ATGGGAAAAAAAATTTACGTCGGCAATCTTTCTTTCAATGTCGATCAAGATCAACTTAATCAGGTTTTTGCAGAATTCGGAACTGTTGATACGGTCAACGTGATCACCGATCGTGAAACGGGTCGCAGCAAAGGTTTCGCTTTTGTTGAAATGTCCACTGAAACTGAAGCTCGTGCTGCCATCGAGAAATTGAACGGTATGGATCTGGCGGGGCGTGCAATGAATATTTCTGAAGCTAAACCACAAGAGCCACGCTCTGGTGGCGGTCCTCGTCGCAATGGCGGCGGTTTCGGCGGCTCTCGCCGTTCTTACTAA
- the infA gene encoding translation initiation factor IF-1 — MAKDDLVSIDGKVSDMSGGGVYFITLDNGVDIRARLCGKMKKFRIKVVVGDRVTVGLSPYDPTHGLITHRFKA; from the coding sequence ATGGCGAAGGACGATTTGGTAAGCATCGACGGAAAAGTGTCAGACATGTCCGGCGGGGGTGTTTATTTCATCACTCTTGATAACGGAGTCGATATCCGCGCACGTTTGTGCGGGAAAATGAAAAAGTTCAGAATCAAAGTTGTGGTCGGTGACCGTGTCACTGTGGGGTTGTCCCCTTATGATCCAACCCATGGACTTATCACTCATCGCTTTAAGGCCTGA
- a CDS encoding NAD(P)/FAD-dependent oxidoreductase, whose product MQNKEVDILVVGAGIIGASVGAELSRRGAKVCVIDKGTVGKGCSYGNAGWMTPCFAMPLPMPGMLIKSMKWLLNPEGPLYIKPSLSLDLATWMYHFMKNMNATQARRAVDALVVLSQKSLTEYEKLGRLYPETRFQQKGLMMVSRTQAGVAAAVEELEYVKDIGVTGKILNGDDIQQMEPALKAPLLGGVYFDKEAMAEPYLVVQALAKEIRQHGGEILENCELQDMEISGNRIESVKTSQGTIRAKQIVMATGSWSKSMAKMMRLRVPILGGKGYAMIVPTLEKQPQYPIMLVEKKIAITPRENTLRIAGTLELVDQDFTITQRRVESIKKGAKEFLHLPDDLQVQELWAGLRPCTPDGVPLIGYHQNLNNLVLAVGHQMLGLQSGAGTGLLVADLVEGKKPFIDMSVVNANRF is encoded by the coding sequence ATGCAAAATAAAGAAGTGGATATTCTGGTCGTGGGCGCCGGCATCATTGGTGCGTCGGTGGGTGCGGAACTTTCTCGTCGTGGCGCCAAAGTGTGTGTGATTGACAAAGGCACCGTGGGTAAAGGCTGCTCTTACGGCAATGCCGGATGGATGACTCCTTGTTTTGCCATGCCTCTGCCAATGCCGGGCATGCTGATAAAATCAATGAAGTGGCTGCTGAATCCCGAGGGTCCTCTTTATATCAAACCTTCTTTGTCTTTGGATCTGGCCACCTGGATGTACCACTTTATGAAGAACATGAACGCCACCCAGGCCCGCCGCGCGGTGGATGCCCTGGTGGTGCTTTCCCAGAAAAGCCTGACTGAATATGAAAAACTGGGACGGCTTTATCCGGAAACCCGTTTCCAGCAAAAAGGTCTGATGATGGTCAGCCGCACCCAAGCCGGCGTGGCCGCTGCCGTTGAGGAACTGGAATACGTCAAAGACATCGGCGTTACCGGCAAGATTTTGAATGGCGACGACATCCAGCAGATGGAGCCCGCGTTGAAAGCTCCCCTTTTGGGCGGAGTTTATTTTGATAAAGAAGCCATGGCCGAACCCTATCTGGTGGTTCAGGCACTGGCGAAAGAGATCCGCCAACACGGCGGCGAGATTTTAGAAAACTGCGAGCTGCAGGATATGGAAATTTCCGGCAACCGCATTGAATCTGTAAAAACATCCCAAGGCACCATTCGTGCCAAGCAGATTGTCATGGCGACCGGCAGCTGGTCCAAATCCATGGCCAAGATGATGCGCCTGCGTGTGCCGATTCTGGGCGGTAAAGGTTACGCGATGATCGTTCCGACTTTGGAAAAGCAGCCGCAGTACCCGATCATGCTGGTGGAAAAAAAGATCGCGATCACCCCGCGCGAAAACACACTGCGTATCGCAGGCACTCTGGAACTGGTGGATCAGGATTTTACGATCACCCAAAGACGAGTTGAAAGCATTAAAAAAGGTGCGAAAGAATTTTTGCATCTTCCCGACGACCTTCAGGTTCAGGAACTGTGGGCGGGACTTCGTCCGTGCACTCCGGATGGCGTGCCTTTGATTGGCTATCATCAGAATTTGAACAATCTGGTTTTGGCTGTAGGCCACCAGATGCTGGGGCTGCAAAGCGGTGCTGGTACGGGACTGCTGGTTGCAGATCTTGTCGAAGGCAAGAAACCGTTTATTGATATGTCCGTTGTAAACGCGAATCGTTTCTAA
- a CDS encoding dihydrofolate reductase family protein has product MRTITVFNSVSMDGYFADKNSDMSWAHNQEQDDEFTAFVAGNAKGGGALLFGRKTFEMMASFWPTSAAKEAMPEIAEGMNRMKKYVVSRSLNEVTWENSELIKGDLISEIKKLKKQNGPDIAILGSGNLVAQLAEANLVDEYSVVVLPLILGSGRSQFDGLKSRRDLKLVECRSFKNGNVFLRYRPTQAQEGLH; this is encoded by the coding sequence ATGCGCACTATCACCGTCTTTAATTCCGTCTCAATGGACGGCTATTTTGCAGATAAAAACTCGGACATGAGCTGGGCCCACAATCAGGAACAGGACGACGAATTCACCGCCTTCGTTGCCGGAAACGCCAAAGGGGGCGGCGCTCTGCTGTTTGGACGAAAAACATTCGAGATGATGGCCAGCTTCTGGCCCACGTCTGCTGCGAAAGAGGCCATGCCCGAAATCGCCGAAGGCATGAACCGCATGAAAAAGTACGTCGTTTCAAGAAGCCTGAACGAAGTCACTTGGGAAAATTCAGAGCTGATCAAAGGTGATCTGATCAGCGAAATCAAGAAACTAAAAAAACAAAATGGCCCGGATATCGCCATATTAGGCAGCGGCAACCTGGTTGCCCAACTGGCGGAAGCCAATCTGGTGGACGAATATTCAGTGGTGGTGCTGCCGCTGATTCTGGGCTCGGGCCGTTCGCAGTTTGACGGTTTGAAGTCCCGTCGTGACCTGAAGCTTGTTGAATGCCGCAGCTTCAAAAATGGCAACGTGTTTCTGCGCTACCGTCCCACTCAAGCACAAGAAGGCCTGCACTAG
- a CDS encoding DEAD/DEAH box helicase: MKFEKFHLSEDLLRNLNDNGFFRTTDIQYKAIPSILKGEDVLAIAQTGTGKTAAFAIPIINMIHTEKSSKRAIGIKCLVLVPTRELAQQIGEVFNKLSKHTKVKPFALIGGVEQDAQIQKLQDGIDILISTPGRMFDLIAQGHVDISRIETLVLDEADHMLDLGFIDDITSVKRKLTKRHQTLFFSATINPEIKKLAFSQVRSSAIRIQISPEDPVSKNITHSVMFVEMDDKRFFLAEYLRQNADGKFIIFVRTRVRAERVAKALARVEVQSLTLHGEKDQTDRAEVMKTFRKGDCKVLIATDLSARGIDIPDVTHVINYDLPEKPANYVHRIGRTGRGFNKGVAVSFCSNEEKPLLEEIQALLNKTIEVIKVSKSDYEIIASQPEHELSLQEIIEAAEASMKPRKKRK; this comes from the coding sequence GTGAAGTTTGAAAAGTTCCATTTGTCTGAAGATTTGCTGCGTAACCTGAACGACAATGGTTTCTTCAGAACCACCGACATCCAGTACAAAGCCATTCCGTCCATTTTGAAGGGCGAGGATGTTCTGGCGATTGCCCAGACCGGAACCGGGAAGACCGCAGCTTTTGCTATTCCAATCATCAATATGATCCACACGGAAAAAAGCAGCAAACGCGCTATCGGGATCAAATGTCTGGTATTGGTGCCAACTCGTGAACTGGCTCAGCAGATCGGCGAGGTTTTCAACAAGCTTTCCAAGCACACCAAGGTGAAGCCATTTGCTTTGATTGGTGGCGTGGAGCAAGACGCCCAAATCCAGAAGCTTCAGGATGGTATTGATATTCTGATTTCGACACCGGGTCGTATGTTTGACCTGATTGCCCAGGGGCATGTGGATATCAGCCGCATTGAAACTTTGGTGCTGGATGAAGCCGATCACATGCTGGATCTTGGTTTCATCGACGACATCACTTCCGTGAAACGCAAGCTGACGAAGCGTCACCAGACGCTGTTCTTCTCTGCGACTATCAATCCGGAAATCAAGAAGCTTGCGTTCTCTCAAGTTCGCAGCAGTGCGATTCGTATTCAGATTTCTCCGGAAGATCCGGTTTCTAAAAACATCACGCACTCTGTGATGTTTGTGGAAATGGATGACAAACGCTTCTTCCTGGCCGAGTACCTGCGCCAGAATGCTGACGGCAAGTTCATCATCTTCGTCAGAACCCGCGTGCGCGCAGAACGTGTTGCGAAAGCTCTGGCCCGTGTTGAGGTCCAGTCTTTGACCCTGCATGGGGAAAAGGATCAGACCGACCGTGCTGAGGTGATGAAGACCTTCCGTAAAGGCGACTGCAAAGTTCTTATCGCCACAGACTTGAGTGCTCGTGGTATCGACATCCCGGATGTCACTCATGTGATCAACTATGATCTTCCTGAAAAGCCAGCCAACTATGTCCATCGCATCGGGCGCACCGGACGCGGCTTTAACAAGGGCGTGGCGGTTTCTTTTTGCAGCAACGAGGAAAAACCTTTGCTGGAAGAAATCCAGGCACTTTTGAACAAGACCATCGAAGTGATCAAGGTCAGCAAGTCCGACTATGAAATCATCGCGTCCCAGCCGGAACACGAGCTGAGCCTGCAAGAGATCATCGAGGCTGCCGAGGCGTCCATGAAGCCTCGTAAGAAACGCAAGTAA
- a CDS encoding sensor histidine kinase: MSFSKKIFLAIFGTAVFSALTVCLVLNTALSSHRITEFEESYIDHMNLLAGTLVRLEGDQAKLAMNNLLEDMIHHDVDNLNVELFGPENENLGKVTRPEFEPTFDSAEMVSKADGAYWRDGRMVVLTSLEDKSGKEYRLVTTISAATIEKELNRIKYTLLGTAAALILFSLWLSRVLTRTLLRKVNAIYTLLAEITQTQDYSKRVNVAGEESGEGPGRNSRDELDGLGRNLNHMLQALQASQSRLLEAERDKARSQVAAQVAHDIRSPLMSMNMALSQIENAPMEPLAILKSAVARVAGIVQKLSASIAKQDQESGVEAPKLTLVEPLIASVVNEHSVRLKPVQELTLTGVSPLPEIWSVLQVNELQSAISNLINNAFEAGATKVDLVLGAEGKKWTLQIRDNGKGIPAAILEKIFERSFTSGKAGGSGLGLFQAKAAIEWTGGTLEVSTVEGEGTVFTMKVPKEKNPAWLAPSIEVALDQKIFFVDDDLNVLSAWQAKAAALGLTAAAFYSSVDKFLAEVPVTSLPESALLIIDQNLNGSKTGLEILEQVALAKRAYLCTSEFDEKWVQDRVRKLNVHLIPKPWISQFELKVRTS; the protein is encoded by the coding sequence ATGAGCTTTTCTAAAAAGATCTTTCTGGCAATCTTTGGGACGGCCGTCTTTTCCGCACTGACGGTGTGTCTGGTCCTGAACACCGCCCTTTCCAGTCATCGTATCACCGAATTTGAAGAATCCTACATCGATCACATGAACCTATTGGCGGGAACCCTGGTGCGCCTTGAGGGGGATCAGGCCAAGCTTGCCATGAACAATCTTTTGGAAGACATGATCCATCACGATGTGGACAATCTGAATGTGGAGCTGTTCGGCCCGGAAAACGAAAATCTGGGCAAGGTGACAAGACCCGAGTTTGAACCGACATTTGATTCCGCCGAAATGGTGTCCAAAGCCGATGGGGCCTACTGGCGTGATGGGCGTATGGTGGTTCTGACTTCGCTTGAAGACAAAAGTGGCAAAGAATACCGACTGGTGACGACAATCTCGGCGGCGACCATTGAAAAAGAACTCAATCGAATCAAGTACACGCTGCTGGGAACCGCGGCGGCGTTGATCCTGTTTTCATTGTGGCTGTCCCGTGTTTTGACCAGAACTTTGTTGCGCAAGGTGAATGCGATTTACACCTTGCTGGCTGAAATCACGCAGACTCAGGATTATTCCAAACGAGTGAATGTCGCCGGTGAAGAATCCGGCGAGGGCCCCGGCCGGAACTCCAGGGACGAGTTGGATGGCTTGGGCCGAAATCTGAATCACATGCTTCAGGCGTTGCAGGCCAGCCAGTCCCGTTTGCTGGAAGCCGAGCGCGACAAGGCCCGCAGCCAGGTGGCGGCGCAGGTGGCACATGATATTCGCAGTCCGCTGATGAGCATGAACATGGCGCTCAGCCAGATTGAAAATGCCCCGATGGAGCCTTTGGCAATTCTGAAAAGCGCCGTGGCACGTGTTGCAGGCATCGTACAGAAACTGTCCGCTTCGATTGCAAAACAGGATCAGGAATCCGGGGTGGAAGCTCCGAAGCTGACGTTGGTGGAGCCTTTGATTGCCAGTGTGGTGAACGAACACAGTGTGCGACTGAAGCCGGTACAGGAGCTGACCCTGACAGGAGTTTCACCTTTGCCTGAAATCTGGAGTGTCCTGCAGGTCAATGAACTTCAGTCGGCTATTTCAAATCTGATCAATAATGCTTTTGAAGCCGGCGCCACCAAGGTTGATCTGGTTCTGGGCGCGGAAGGCAAAAAGTGGACTTTGCAGATTCGCGACAATGGCAAAGGTATTCCGGCAGCGATTCTTGAAAAGATCTTTGAGCGCAGTTTCACCTCGGGGAAAGCCGGAGGTTCGGGCTTGGGTCTGTTCCAGGCCAAGGCCGCGATCGAGTGGACAGGCGGGACTTTGGAAGTTTCGACGGTCGAGGGCGAGGGAACTGTCTTTACCATGAAAGTTCCCAAAGAAAAGAACCCGGCGTGGCTGGCTCCATCCATTGAAGTTGCCTTAGATCAAAAGATCTTCTTTGTTGATGATGATCTGAACGTATTAAGTGCATGGCAGGCGAAGGCTGCGGCCTTGGGGTTGACTGCGGCGGCGTTTTACAGCTCCGTGGATAAGTTCCTGGCCGAGGTGCCGGTGACTTCCTTGCCGGAGTCTGCCTTGTTGATCATCGATCAGAATCTGAACGGCAGCAAAACGGGTCTTGAGATTTTAGAACAGGTGGCGCTCGCTAAAAGAGCGTACCTGTGTACTTCTGAATTTGACGAAAAATGGGTGCAGGACCGTGTTCGTAAGTTGAATGTTCACCTGATACCCAAGCCTTGGATTTCACAATTTGAACTTAAAGTAAGGACTTCCTAA
- a CDS encoding sigma-54-dependent transcriptional regulator has product MRILIVDDETLVRKTMQSQIPTSHAVTLADSMEEAVDVLDKQIIDLVFTDLSLDESAERQGIELIQHISKHYPSTVVVAMTGHDESHLVEACMKAGAVDYLVKPFDGKVLTQVLRKAPVLHRLLRRNQTLKHQAGSKLVSHINLYTKSPAFKAVIDTAKKIRGSGQSVLIRGESGSGKEVMAQYLWSLENDDSRPFIAVNCGAIPSHLAESELFGHKKGAFTGATESRAGKFESADGGDLFLDELATLSQDLQVKLLRALSSGDIYPVGQDFGKKVNCRTIAATNENLEEMIADKKFREDLFFRIKKFTITLPPLRQRKEDILDLANEFLRAGNYGDKSFSKKAEELLLTYSWPGNIRELKSAIEVACVLAEDNEIQVSDLTPHLVQSAPVYEEVIKSSSVAEIDEAALEGRYSHVVSEFELKLIDFALKKKGSESAAARYLGIPRSTLGDIRRRLQGIKK; this is encoded by the coding sequence ATGCGTATTCTGATTGTTGACGACGAAACACTTGTTCGTAAAACCATGCAATCTCAGATTCCCACCAGTCATGCGGTGACATTGGCGGATTCTATGGAAGAGGCCGTGGATGTATTGGATAAGCAGATTATTGATCTGGTTTTCACGGACCTGTCTTTGGATGAATCCGCAGAACGCCAGGGGATTGAGCTGATTCAGCATATTTCAAAACACTATCCAAGCACGGTGGTGGTGGCGATGACCGGTCATGATGAATCTCATCTGGTTGAGGCTTGCATGAAGGCCGGAGCGGTTGATTATCTGGTGAAGCCCTTTGATGGCAAAGTGCTGACGCAAGTTCTGCGCAAGGCCCCGGTACTGCACCGTCTGCTTCGTCGCAACCAGACCTTGAAGCATCAGGCGGGATCAAAGCTTGTTTCGCACATTAACTTATACACCAAGTCCCCGGCGTTTAAGGCCGTGATCGACACGGCCAAAAAAATCCGTGGCTCTGGTCAATCGGTTCTGATTCGCGGTGAATCCGGTTCAGGTAAAGAAGTGATGGCGCAGTATTTGTGGAGTCTTGAAAACGATGATTCCCGTCCATTCATCGCAGTGAACTGCGGTGCGATTCCGTCCCATCTGGCGGAATCCGAGTTGTTCGGTCATAAAAAAGGGGCGTTCACCGGGGCCACGGAATCCCGCGCGGGTAAGTTTGAAAGTGCTGATGGCGGGGATTTGTTCCTGGATGAATTGGCAACCCTCAGTCAAGACTTGCAGGTGAAACTGCTGCGCGCTTTGAGCAGCGGTGACATTTATCCGGTAGGGCAGGACTTCGGCAAAAAAGTAAACTGCCGCACGATTGCCGCCACCAATGAAAACCTGGAAGAAATGATCGCGGATAAGAAATTCCGTGAAGATCTGTTTTTCCGTATCAAAAAGTTCACGATCACTTTGCCGCCGCTTCGTCAGCGTAAAGAGGACATTCTGGATCTGGCGAACGAATTCCTGCGTGCGGGTAACTATGGGGATAAGTCCTTTAGTAAAAAGGCTGAAGAACTTTTGCTGACGTATTCCTGGCCGGGGAATATTCGTGAATTGAAATCTGCGATTGAAGTGGCATGTGTCCTGGCTGAAGACAATGAAATCCAAGTATCAGATCTGACCCCGCACCTTGTGCAGTCAGCTCCGGTATACGAAGAAGTTATCAAAAGCTCTTCTGTGGCAGAGATTGACGAAGCCGCACTGGAAGGGCGTTACAGCCACGTGGTGTCCGAATTTGAATTGAAGCTGATTGATTTTGCGCTGAAGAAAAAAGGCTCAGAATCCGCAGCCGCAAGATATCTGGGTATTCCACGCAGTACTTTGGGTGATATCCGTCGTCGTTTGCAGGGAATAAAGAAGTAG